A stretch of DNA from Amylolactobacillus amylophilus DSM 20533 = JCM 1125:
ACGTCTCCATCGAGCTAGCTATCGTGTTATCTGTTGGGACGAAAACTGCATCAACATTCTGGACCATTTGTGCGGCGACCTGCGTGATGTCGTTAGTCGAGTTCACACTATACTTCTTCACTGTTAAGCCTGCCTTTTGAGCTAGTGTTGCCATCATTTTCGCTTGGGTTGCTGCCGAATCGTCGCTTGACGTGTAGATAATTCCCAGGTTTTTCATCTTTGGTAATATTTCCTGCATCAGGTCGAGTTGCGCTCCTAGTGGTGCCTGATCGGATACCCCTGTAATATTACCGCCCGGGCGCCTATTGTTCGCTACCAGCTTAGCGCCAACCGGATCGGTAATTGCCCCAAGAACTATCGGTATGTCCATCGTCGCATTTGCCAACGCCTGAGCTGCTGGGGTAGCAATCCCAACGGTTACAGCCGCCTTCTCATTCACGAATTTCTCGGACATGCTCTTCAGATTACTCTGATCTCCTTGCGCGTTTTGAAAGTCAATCTTGACGTCCTGGCCTACTTCATAGCCCGCATCCTTCAAACCATCCTTGATACCGTCATAGATAGCGTCAAGCGCCGGATGACTCATCAGCTGTAAGACACCTACCGTTGGTGTATCTGTCTTTTGCCTGCTCTGTGAAATCTCCCGTTCACCAAAGTAAAATGCCACCCCAAGAAATGCTAATAATAATACGATAAAGCCAATCATTTTTTTCATTTTATCTTCTCCATTAATCCCATTAGTTTTCGAAAAAAAAAGCTCCCACAGGTCGTGGAAGTTTTCAGAGAAAATAAAAACGTCCACATAGTTACCACTAAATTGAGGTATCTATGCAGACGACGAATTGGAACCAACATAGACACGACCTGCGTCTGGCAGGACGTGTTCACGCCTGCCTACTGTTGGCTTTGCCAAGTTAATACTACAGTAGACAATGAATTTCTCATGTTGGTTTCCTCCTTGTTGTTGATGAATTTAAGGTTAAACTATTCGTAGCAGTTTAGCAAGGTTTTTTTTACTTGACTTGCTACTTGTGTGTCGTGTTACACTTTAGGTACGAAAAAAGGCCAGAGGGGGCTGATGTC
This window harbors:
- the trpX gene encoding tryptophan ABC transporter substrate-binding protein, coding for MKKMIGFIVLLLAFLGVAFYFGEREISQSRQKTDTPTVGVLQLMSHPALDAIYDGIKDGLKDAGYEVGQDVKIDFQNAQGDQSNLKSMSEKFVNEKAAVTVGIATPAAQALANATMDIPIVLGAITDPVGAKLVANNRRPGGNITGVSDQAPLGAQLDLMQEILPKMKNLGIIYTSSDDSAATQAKMMATLAQKAGLTVKKYSVNSTNDITQVAAQMVQNVDAVFVPTDNTIASSMETLVAATNAQNIPVFPTVDTMVKQGGVATSGINQFKLGQETGKMVAAILQGKSEPATTPIHFEKTGQLIINKQQADKLGLKIPAPVMQKAQEKGKIIK